GCCACCTGATCATCCCCGATGTCGGGATGGCCGGGCAGAAGCGGCTGAAGAACGCCAAGGTCCTCTGTGTGGGCGCGGGTGGACTGGGGTCGCCCGCCCTGATGTATCTGGCCGCGGCCGGGGTCGGCACGCTGGGCATCGTCGAGTTCGACGTGGTCGACGAGTCGAACCTGCAGCGGCAGATCATCCACAGCCAGGCGGACATCGGCAAGCCCAAGGCGGTCTCCGCCATGGAGACCGTGCAGGGCATCAACCCGTACGTCCAGGTGAACGTCCATGAGGAGCGCCTGGACTCGTCGAACGTGATGGAGCTCTTCGCGCAGTACGACCTGATCGTGGACGGGACGGACAACTTCGCCACCCGCTACCTGGTCAACGACGCGTGCGTGCTGCTGGGCAAGCCGTACGTGTGGGGCTCGATCTACCGCTTCGACGGCCAGGCGTCCGTGTTCTGGTCCGAGCACGGCCCGTGCTACCGCTGCCTGTACCCCGAGCCGCCGCCGCCCGGCATGGTCCCCTCGTGCGCCGAGGGCGGCGTGCTCGGCGTGCTGTGCGCGTCGATCGGGTCGATCCAGGTCACCGAGGCGATCAAGGTCCTGACGGGCACCGGCGACCCGCTCGTCGGCCGGCTGATGATCTACGACGCCCTGGAGATGAACTACCGGCAGGTCAAGATCCGCAAGGACCCCAACTGCGCGGTCTGCGGCGAGAACCCGACCGTCACCGAGCTGATCGACTACGAGGCGTTCTGCGGCGTCGTGTCGGACGAGGCCCAGGCGGCGGCGAAGGACTCGACCATCACCCCGCTCCAGCTCAAGGAGTGGATCGACGCCGACGAGAAGATCGACATCATCGACGTCCGGGAGCCCAACGAGTACGAGATCGTCGCCATCCCGGGCGCGCGGCTGATCCCGAAGGACGAGTTCCTGCTGGGGAACGCGCTCAGCGACCTGCCGCAGGACCGCAGGATCGTCCTGCACTGCAAGACGGGCGTGCGGTCGGCCGAGGTGCTGGCGGTGCTGAAGAACGCCGGCTTCGCCGACGCCGTGCACGTCGGTGGCGGTGTCATCGGCTGGGTCAACCAGATCGAGCCGCAGAAGCCGGTCTACTGACGGCGGACGGCTGACGGATCGGCCCCCGGGCGCGGCGCGCGCCCGGGGGCCGATCCGCGTTCAGCGGCGGGTCATGCGCAGACCCGGCCGTTCTCCGGGGTGTCGCCGGTCAGCAGGTGGGCGTCGACCGCCTCGGCGACGCACGGGTGGTCCGGGCTGTACGCGCCGTGGCCGTCGCCGTCGTAGGTGAGCAGCGACGCGACATCCTCGCCGCCCATCGCCTCCTGCATGCTGGCGGCGCCCTCGTAAGGTGTGGCCGGGTCGCCCGTGGTGCCCACGAGCAGGATCGTGGCGGCGGGGTCCTCGACGCTCACGTCCAGCGCCCCGGTCGTGGCGCCGGTCACCGGCCAGCCCGCGCAGCCGGTGAGGCCCCAGACCATGGAGTCGCCGAAGACCGGGGAGGCGTCGAGGAAGTCGTCGCGGTACGGGTCCAGCTCGTCGATGTCCATGCCGTACGAGTAGTCGGCGCAGGTGATGGCGGTCTGCGCGTCGCTCTGGTTGCTGTACTCGCCTTGGCTGTCCCGGCCGTTGAGGAGGTCGGAGAAGCCCAGGAGCGCGTCGCCGGAGCCCGCCATGAGCTGCTCCAGCGCCATGGTCAGGTACTCCCAGCTCTCCTCGGAGTACAGCGTGGTGGCGATGCCGGTCAGCGCCCGGTCGGCGGTCAGCTCCCGCCCGTCGGGGTCGGCGGTGGGCATCGGGTGGTCCCCGAGGTGGTCGAGCACGCGGGTCAGCGTGTCGGTGGCCTCCCGCGGGGTGTCGCCGAGCGGGCAGTCGGACTGCCCGGTGCAGTCGGCGAGGTAGTGGTCGAGGGCGAGCTGGAAGCCCTCGGTCTGGTTGAGGCTGCTCTCGATCGGGTCGACGGCCGGGTTCACCACGGCGTCCAGGACGGTGCGGCCGAGGTGCCCGGGGAAGAGGTGGGCGTAGACGGCGCCCAGTTCGGTGCCGTAGGAGACGCCGAAGTAGTTGAGTCGTTCGTCGCCGAGGACGTGGCGCAGCAGGTCCATGTCGCGGGCGGTGTTGGCGGTGGTCACGTGGGGGAGCACGTCGCCGGAGTGCTCCTGGCAGGCCGCGATGTACTCGCCCTCCAGCTCCTCGTAGAGGCGCTCCTCGGCGGCCGTCTCGGGCGGGGCGGGCAGTCGTTCGGCGGCGGCGTCCCGTTCGTCGCCGCTCAGGCAGACGACGCCGTCGCTCTCGCCGACGCCGCGCGGGTCGAAGCTCACCAGGTCGAACCCGCCGTCGCGGAGCGTCTCGTAGTCCTCGGCCAGGCTCGGCAGGGTGGCGACGCCGGAGCCGCCGGGGCCGCCGAAGTTGTAGACGAGGGAGCCGATCCGCTCGTCCTCGGGGGCCGAGGTCACCGCCCGGATCAGGGCGATCTCGATCGTCTCGCCCTCGGGGTCCTCGTAGTCGAGGGGAACGGTGAGGTCCGCGCACTGCCAGGGAGTGCCGTCGGGGAGCTGGTTGGGCCGGCCGCCGTCGGCGCCCTGGAGGGTGCTGGGGCCGGGACAGCGGTCCCAGCTCAGGCGCTGTCGGGCGAGCTCGTCGGGGAGGCCGGGGTAGGTGTCGGCCAGGGGTATGGACTCCTCGGCCGCGTCGTCCGGACGCGCGTCG
Above is a window of Streptomyces sp. NBC_01803 DNA encoding:
- the moeZ gene encoding adenylyltransferase/sulfurtransferase MoeZ, with amino-acid sequence MSLPPLVEPAPELTVDEVRRYSRHLIIPDVGMAGQKRLKNAKVLCVGAGGLGSPALMYLAAAGVGTLGIVEFDVVDESNLQRQIIHSQADIGKPKAVSAMETVQGINPYVQVNVHEERLDSSNVMELFAQYDLIVDGTDNFATRYLVNDACVLLGKPYVWGSIYRFDGQASVFWSEHGPCYRCLYPEPPPPGMVPSCAEGGVLGVLCASIGSIQVTEAIKVLTGTGDPLVGRLMIYDALEMNYRQVKIRKDPNCAVCGENPTVTELIDYEAFCGVVSDEAQAAAKDSTITPLQLKEWIDADEKIDIIDVREPNEYEIVAIPGARLIPKDEFLLGNALSDLPQDRRIVLHCKTGVRSAEVLAVLKNAGFADAVHVGGGVIGWVNQIEPQKPVY
- a CDS encoding alpha/beta hydrolase, translating into MIRYPRRPLILSTATALAAALLATACTGEGSSDDDARPDDAAEESIPLADTYPGLPDELARQRLSWDRCPGPSTLQGADGGRPNQLPDGTPWQCADLTVPLDYEDPEGETIEIALIRAVTSAPEDERIGSLVYNFGGPGGSGVATLPSLAEDYETLRDGGFDLVSFDPRGVGESDGVVCLSGDERDAAAERLPAPPETAAEERLYEELEGEYIAACQEHSGDVLPHVTTANTARDMDLLRHVLGDERLNYFGVSYGTELGAVYAHLFPGHLGRTVLDAVVNPAVDPIESSLNQTEGFQLALDHYLADCTGQSDCPLGDTPREATDTLTRVLDHLGDHPMPTADPDGRELTADRALTGIATTLYSEESWEYLTMALEQLMAGSGDALLGFSDLLNGRDSQGEYSNQSDAQTAITCADYSYGMDIDELDPYRDDFLDASPVFGDSMVWGLTGCAGWPVTGATTGALDVSVEDPAATILLVGTTGDPATPYEGAASMQEAMGGEDVASLLTYDGDGHGAYSPDHPCVAEAVDAHLLTGDTPENGRVCA